From Chryseobacterium joostei, the proteins below share one genomic window:
- a CDS encoding ABC transporter ATP-binding protein, translating into MKKQDTWGIVKRLFFIGMKFRSWFILTLIISVILSIVSTYRPYLTMEVVDNDITKLQDKALMMKHIYILVGLVFAETVLNFFLVYFSNFISQNVIRDIRERLYSKLIYFKTSFFDKTPIGQLVTRAVGDVETIATVYTDGFLMVFGDILRIVFVLVMMFSTNVHLSYITLAILPLMVIITRFFQKRLKKAFGDERNWTATQNSFVQERLAGMSIIQVFNRQESEFKRFDDINITLKGALLRTVFIFSLFFPVVELISSLFIGFILFYGGYITISAGVVIAFIQYISMLIRPLRQIADRFNNIQRGIVGAERVLGLMDEEISMPNTGTVKKDHFAGKIEFQKVHFAYDEKQEVLKGIDFKVNPGETVAIVGATGAGKSTIISLITRLYDINSGNILIDDVNLKDYELYNLRSHIGVVLQDVFLFHGSIFENLSFGDDSITLDKIKAGAKEIEVDQFIEQLPGGYDYVVSERGSSISLGQRQLLSFLRAYLSDPKILILDEATSSIDHESEKLIQKATEKITKNRTSIIIAHRLSTIEKADKIIVMEHGKIVEEGKHLDLLDKNGYYSTLYKAQLRHEVEVEVEKES; encoded by the coding sequence ATGAAAAAACAAGATACCTGGGGAATTGTAAAAAGGCTGTTCTTTATCGGAATGAAATTTCGTTCTTGGTTCATCCTTACTTTAATAATCTCCGTAATACTTTCAATTGTTTCTACTTACAGACCATACCTTACCATGGAAGTGGTGGATAATGACATCACAAAGCTGCAGGACAAGGCTTTGATGATGAAGCATATCTATATTCTGGTGGGATTGGTTTTTGCAGAAACCGTTTTAAACTTTTTTTTAGTTTATTTTTCAAATTTTATCTCACAAAATGTAATCAGGGATATTAGAGAGAGGCTATACTCTAAATTGATTTATTTCAAAACATCTTTCTTTGATAAAACTCCTATCGGGCAATTGGTTACCCGTGCTGTAGGTGATGTAGAAACTATTGCAACGGTTTATACCGACGGTTTCCTGATGGTTTTTGGGGATATCCTGAGAATTGTGTTTGTATTGGTGATGATGTTCAGCACCAATGTTCACCTGAGTTATATTACGTTGGCAATTTTACCTTTAATGGTAATTATCACAAGATTCTTCCAAAAGAGGCTAAAAAAAGCATTTGGAGATGAAAGAAACTGGACGGCTACACAGAACTCCTTTGTACAGGAAAGATTGGCGGGAATGTCGATCATTCAGGTTTTCAACAGACAGGAATCAGAATTTAAGAGATTTGATGATATTAATATTACGCTGAAAGGCGCTTTATTGAGAACAGTTTTTATTTTCTCATTATTCTTTCCGGTAGTGGAACTTATTTCTTCCCTGTTCATCGGCTTTATTCTTTTTTATGGAGGATATATTACGATCAGTGCCGGGGTGGTGATTGCGTTTATTCAGTACATTTCAATGCTAATCCGTCCTTTGAGGCAGATTGCAGACCGCTTTAACAATATCCAGAGAGGTATTGTAGGGGCAGAAAGAGTATTGGGATTAATGGATGAAGAAATTTCGATGCCGAATACAGGAACCGTGAAAAAAGATCACTTTGCCGGTAAAATAGAATTTCAGAAAGTACATTTTGCTTATGACGAAAAGCAGGAAGTATTGAAAGGAATTGATTTTAAAGTAAATCCGGGAGAAACCGTAGCGATTGTTGGGGCAACTGGCGCCGGAAAATCTACGATTATCAGCCTAATTACCAGACTTTATGATATTAATTCCGGAAATATTCTCATTGATGATGTGAACTTAAAAGATTATGAATTGTACAATCTTAGAAGTCATATCGGTGTGGTATTGCAGGATGTTTTCCTTTTCCACGGAAGTATTTTTGAAAACCTTTCCTTTGGAGATGACAGTATCACTTTGGATAAAATAAAGGCCGGTGCTAAGGAAATTGAAGTAGATCAGTTTATAGAACAGCTTCCTGGTGGTTATGATTATGTGGTAAGCGAAAGAGGTTCATCAATCTCCTTAGGCCAAAGACAATTATTATCTTTCCTTAGGGCTTATTTATCTGATCCGAAGATTTTAATTCTGGATGAAGCAACGTCTTCTATTGATCATGAAAGTGAAAAACTAATTCAAAAAGCAACTGAAAAAATCACCAAAAACAGAACATCAATCATTATTGCCCACAGACTTTCCACCATTGAAAAAGCAGATAAGATTATTGTAATGGAACATGGGAAAATTGTAGAAGAGGGGAAACATTTGGATCTTTTAGATAAGAACGGTTATTATTCTACACTTTATAAAGCTCAGCTACGCCATGAGGTAGAAGTAGAAGTGGAGAAAGAGTCATAA
- the truA gene encoding tRNA pseudouridine(38-40) synthase TruA gives MRYFIEFSYNGKNYFGYQIQPDAISVQEELEKALSTILREEIKTTGAGRTDTGVHAKKIFAHFDTEHELSDEFPRRLNGFLPPDISIHRIFKVRDDFHARFDATYRTYEYYISLAKNPFTQESAWQHWKRSLDIDKMNEACKILFEYEDFTSFAKLKTDNKTNICKMYKAHWEQEGTELKFTVSANRFLRNMVRAIVGTMVEVGTGKLKPEDMRRVIEDKNRNAAGTSAPAHGLYLVDVGYEF, from the coding sequence TTGAGATACTTTATTGAATTTTCTTACAACGGAAAGAATTATTTCGGCTATCAGATACAGCCGGACGCCATTTCTGTACAGGAAGAACTGGAAAAAGCACTTTCCACAATTTTAAGGGAAGAGATTAAAACTACGGGTGCCGGAAGAACGGATACAGGGGTTCACGCCAAAAAAATATTTGCTCACTTTGATACGGAGCATGAGCTGAGTGATGAATTTCCTCGCCGACTAAACGGGTTTCTACCTCCTGATATTTCCATTCACAGGATTTTTAAGGTGAGAGATGACTTTCACGCACGTTTTGATGCAACGTATAGAACATACGAGTATTATATTTCATTAGCGAAAAATCCATTTACTCAGGAGTCTGCGTGGCAGCACTGGAAAAGATCATTGGATATAGATAAAATGAATGAAGCCTGCAAAATCTTATTCGAGTATGAAGATTTTACAAGCTTTGCAAAATTAAAAACAGACAACAAGACAAACATCTGCAAAATGTATAAGGCGCATTGGGAGCAGGAGGGAACAGAGCTTAAGTTCACCGTTTCTGCCAATCGTTTTCTGAGAAATATGGTTCGTGCTATTGTGGGGACCATGGTGGAAGTCGGTACCGGAAAACTGAAGCCTGAAGATATGCGTAGGGTAATTGAAGACAAAAACCGTAATGCAGCAGGAACTTCAGCACCGGCCCATGGACTGTATTTAGTAGATGTAGGCTACGAATTTTAA
- the lpxK gene encoding tetraacyldisaccharide 4'-kinase has protein sequence MKRWYLYPFSLGYHLVTGIRNTMYDWGIFKSTKFKTPIINVGNLSVGGSGKSPMVMYLAQYLSKHYRTGVLSRGYGRLTKGYEVTNYDSNYKVVGDEAMQLFERFKNRFVIAVSEERVPGAKKVIDDMDLEVLVLDDALQHRAIKAGFNILMTDFNDPFFKDYLLPAGDLRESRAGANRANIIMVSKCPDELTEETKRYYISRIKPTYNQKVFFSSISYDENVYGKDKMLPDNNLNYYDILLITGIANPKPLLEHLAKFSKRVKHLKFRDHHNFTDEDIKKILAEYKKLGEYKLILTTEKDYVRLKTFDYLRDIVYYWPINVIIDKKEEFNQIILDYVRKN, from the coding sequence ATGAAAAGATGGTACCTTTATCCTTTTTCCCTTGGTTATCATTTGGTAACGGGTATCCGAAACACAATGTACGATTGGGGAATTTTTAAGTCGACAAAATTCAAGACACCGATAATCAATGTCGGGAACCTCTCTGTGGGCGGAAGTGGCAAGTCGCCAATGGTGATGTATCTCGCTCAATATTTATCCAAACACTATAGAACCGGAGTCCTTTCAAGGGGCTACGGAAGACTGACTAAAGGGTACGAGGTTACCAACTACGACAGTAATTATAAGGTAGTGGGTGATGAAGCTATGCAGCTTTTTGAACGTTTCAAAAACCGTTTTGTTATTGCTGTATCAGAAGAACGTGTTCCTGGTGCCAAAAAGGTAATTGATGATATGGATCTGGAAGTGTTGGTATTGGATGATGCCCTACAGCACAGAGCGATTAAGGCAGGTTTCAATATTTTGATGACTGACTTTAATGATCCTTTCTTCAAGGATTACCTTCTTCCTGCCGGAGACCTTAGAGAATCCAGAGCGGGAGCAAACAGAGCAAACATTATCATGGTCAGTAAATGTCCTGATGAACTTACGGAGGAAACCAAAAGGTATTATATTTCAAGGATCAAACCTACTTATAACCAAAAAGTATTCTTTTCATCCATTAGTTATGACGAGAATGTATACGGAAAAGATAAAATGCTTCCGGATAACAACTTAAATTATTACGATATTCTACTGATCACAGGAATTGCCAATCCTAAACCACTTTTAGAACATTTAGCCAAATTCTCAAAAAGAGTTAAGCATCTAAAATTTAGGGATCATCATAATTTTACCGATGAGGATATTAAAAAAATTCTTGCTGAGTATAAAAAATTAGGAGAATATAAACTGATATTAACCACAGAGAAAGATTATGTCCGTCTGAAAACTTTTGACTATCTTAGAGATATTGTTTACTACTGGCCTATCAATGTCATTATTGATAAAAAGGAGGAATTCAATCAAATCATCTTAGATTATGTTAGAAAAAATTAA
- a CDS encoding purine-nucleoside phosphorylase gives MLEKINETADFIKNIIQETPDFAVVLGSGLGKLQNEVEPIHVLEYKDIPNFPQTTVAGHTGKLIYGILEGKKVLMMSGRFHYYEGHSMETVTFPVRVFHLLGIQNLILSNACGGVNPDYSIADVVILKDHINMMPEHPLRGKNIDELGPRFVDMSEPYNKKMIAVAEKAASENNIKIHQGIYVALQGPTFETPAEYGMIKAIGGDMVGMSTVPEVIVAKHMGIDVFCMSVITDLGGPDIAFAVSHEEVLNAANKAMPNVITVVKGLIKNYQ, from the coding sequence ATGTTAGAAAAAATTAATGAGACAGCTGATTTTATCAAGAATATCATTCAGGAAACACCTGATTTTGCTGTTGTTTTAGGATCCGGACTTGGAAAACTGCAGAATGAAGTAGAACCGATCCATGTTTTAGAGTACAAAGACATCCCCAACTTTCCACAAACTACAGTTGCCGGCCATACCGGTAAGCTTATCTACGGAATACTGGAAGGGAAAAAAGTACTGATGATGAGTGGCCGTTTTCACTATTATGAAGGTCATTCCATGGAAACGGTAACCTTTCCTGTAAGGGTTTTTCATCTATTGGGAATTCAAAATTTAATTCTGTCCAATGCCTGTGGAGGAGTAAATCCTGATTATAGCATTGCAGATGTCGTTATCTTAAAGGATCACATTAATATGATGCCTGAGCACCCGCTTCGTGGGAAAAATATTGATGAACTCGGACCACGATTTGTGGATATGAGTGAACCCTACAACAAAAAAATGATTGCTGTAGCCGAAAAAGCAGCCTCAGAAAATAACATTAAAATCCATCAGGGAATCTACGTTGCATTACAAGGTCCAACCTTTGAAACTCCCGCTGAATATGGAATGATTAAAGCCATTGGGGGTGATATGGTAGGAATGAGCACCGTTCCTGAAGTTATTGTTGCCAAGCACATGGGAATAGATGTATTTTGTATGTCTGTTATTACCGATCTTGGCGGACCGGATATCGCTTTTGCCGTTTCTCATGAAGAAGTTTTAAATGCTGCAAACAAAGCTATGCCTAATGTCATTACGGTAGTGAAAGGATTAATCAAGAACTATCAATAG
- a CDS encoding TlpA family protein disulfide reductase, with product MKKLLLIFMVGIFGLSYSQKIPTVLKTGFSKEALKQKLEDEDGKAITIQQILDQHKGKVLVIDFWAGWCRDCLQALPKAEVLEKNNPNVDFVFLSLERSKEGFDKSLVRFNMKEKDNYWFASGWKNDFNNYIDLNWIPRYMIIDQKSSIAKYYAISPEDPEIQKTIDNLLK from the coding sequence ATGAAAAAGTTGTTATTAATTTTTATGGTAGGAATATTTGGATTAAGCTATTCACAAAAAATTCCTACTGTTCTTAAAACCGGATTTTCCAAGGAAGCCCTGAAGCAAAAACTGGAAGATGAAGACGGAAAAGCAATTACCATCCAACAGATTCTGGATCAACATAAAGGAAAAGTTCTGGTGATTGATTTCTGGGCAGGATGGTGCAGAGATTGTTTGCAGGCTCTTCCAAAAGCCGAAGTACTGGAAAAAAATAATCCAAATGTTGATTTTGTATTCTTATCATTAGAAAGATCAAAAGAAGGATTTGATAAAAGCCTTGTAAGATTCAACATGAAAGAGAAAGATAACTACTGGTTTGCATCTGGATGGAAAAATGATTTCAACAATTATATTGACCTGAACTGGATTCCAAGATACATGATTATTGATCAGAAATCGTCTATTGCAAAATACTACGCCATATCTCCGGAAGATCCTGAAATTCAAAAAACCATAGACAACCTTTTAAAATAA
- a CDS encoding GNAT family N-acetyltransferase translates to MITREATKEDLKILLEFEQGIVSAERPFNSTLIEGEIHYYDLNEFIQSPDATLIVVEDNNEIVASGYALIKKSDKDYNNFKSYAYLGFMYVKPEYRGKGINKVITDELVNWAKSRNISEVRLDVYAQNASAIKAYEKAGFEPLILTMRLKS, encoded by the coding sequence ATGATTACAAGAGAAGCTACGAAGGAGGATTTAAAGATTCTTTTAGAATTTGAGCAGGGAATAGTTTCTGCCGAAAGACCTTTTAACAGTACACTGATTGAAGGAGAAATTCATTATTATGATCTGAATGAATTCATACAATCACCAGATGCAACATTAATTGTTGTGGAAGACAATAATGAAATTGTAGCATCAGGTTATGCCCTGATTAAGAAGTCTGATAAAGACTACAACAATTTTAAAAGCTATGCTTATCTGGGCTTTATGTATGTAAAACCTGAATACAGAGGAAAAGGAATCAACAAGGTGATTACCGATGAATTGGTAAACTGGGCAAAATCCAGAAATATTTCAGAAGTAAGGCTTGATGTTTATGCACAAAATGCTTCTGCAATAAAAGCCTATGAAAAAGCAGGGTTTGAACCCCTAATTCTTACAATGAGATTGAAATCTTAA
- the dinB gene encoding DNA polymerase IV, which yields MDFSLPLRKIIHVDMDAFYASVEQHDNPTLKGKPIAVGGQHRGVVAAASYEARKYGVRSAMPSKTAKERCPDLIFVPPRFARYKEISKKIREIFYEYTDLVEPLSLDEAYLDVTENKKGMESANLIAREIRQKIFEETGLTASAGISVNKFLAKVASDINKPNGQKTIHPDKVESFLEELPVEKFYGVGKVTANKMFSLGIYKGKDLKKRSLEDLVRLFGKSGKHYYNVVRGIHTSEVKPHRIQKSVAVERTFFEDLFDEQQINEKLESLSQELHQRLQKNNILGRTLTLKIKYKDFSLFTRSITREDYFTSPEQFFNTGKKLWELRPYDKAVRLLGLSLSHLNTEEKKQISVQLKIPFEEFENQ from the coding sequence ATGGATTTTTCTTTGCCGCTTCGTAAAATTATTCACGTAGATATGGATGCATTCTATGCTTCCGTGGAGCAGCATGACAACCCAACACTGAAAGGGAAACCCATTGCTGTGGGTGGCCAGCACCGAGGTGTAGTGGCTGCAGCAAGCTATGAAGCCAGAAAGTATGGTGTTCGCTCTGCAATGCCCAGCAAAACCGCAAAGGAAAGATGCCCTGATCTTATCTTTGTACCGCCCCGCTTTGCCCGATATAAGGAAATTTCAAAAAAGATTCGTGAAATATTCTATGAATACACTGATCTGGTAGAACCATTATCCCTGGATGAAGCCTATCTGGACGTTACCGAAAATAAAAAGGGAATGGAATCTGCCAACCTCATCGCCAGAGAAATTCGTCAGAAAATATTTGAAGAAACGGGTTTAACTGCTTCTGCTGGAATTTCTGTAAATAAATTTCTGGCAAAAGTAGCTTCGGATATCAATAAACCCAATGGCCAAAAAACCATTCATCCTGATAAGGTAGAAAGTTTTCTGGAAGAATTGCCCGTTGAAAAATTTTATGGTGTAGGAAAGGTTACGGCTAACAAAATGTTTAGTTTAGGAATCTACAAAGGAAAAGATTTAAAGAAAAGATCGTTGGAAGACTTGGTAAGGCTCTTCGGGAAATCCGGAAAGCATTATTACAATGTGGTGCGCGGCATTCATACTTCGGAGGTAAAACCTCATCGGATCCAGAAAAGTGTAGCTGTAGAAAGAACTTTCTTTGAAGATCTTTTTGATGAACAGCAGATCAATGAAAAACTGGAAAGCCTGAGTCAGGAGCTTCACCAAAGGTTACAGAAAAATAATATTCTGGGAAGAACCTTAACCTTAAAAATCAAGTATAAGGATTTTTCTCTTTTTACAAGAAGTATAACCCGAGAAGATTATTTTACATCTCCTGAACAGTTTTTTAACACCGGAAAAAAATTATGGGAACTTCGTCCCTATGATAAAGCTGTCCGTCTTCTCGGATTGTCTCTCTCTCACCTTAATACAGAGGAAAAAAAGCAAATTTCAGTTCAACTAAAAATCCCGTTTGAAGAATTCGAAAATCAATAG
- a CDS encoding alpha-amylase — protein MIQFFHWYSEGDGKLWKDTQKQAQYLAKLGITSVWFPPAYKGTNGGYSVGYDAYDLYDLGEFDQKGTIATKYGTKDDYLKAIKALKKQNIEVIVDIVLGHKAGGDELEKFKVVKVDENNRDKVISDVLEIESYTKFTFPGRGKKYSDFEWNFNCFSGVDYAEGMDSHIYKIQSEYGDDWEEMIHDEKGNYDYLMYNDIEHRNPFVREELNEWAKWYFDQTDFDGVRLDALKHISHDFYKEWITLLRSNSGKNIFAVGEYWAPGYLHLLQKYIEVTEGCMSLFDSSLQNNFHNASKEGESYDLRRILDETLTQADPLHAVSIVANHDTQPLQDLEAPVESWFKPIAYALILLRKDGYPCVFYPDLYGAHYVDKDRAGNDQEIFMPKVDGIEELLKARKDHAYGEQRDYFEDANCLGWVRGGDDQHMGCAVVLSNKDSYNKPMEMGKRYAGKKFKDLLNRFKDKVTIDENGWGDFPVPAGNVSVWVSE, from the coding sequence ATGATACAATTTTTCCACTGGTATTCTGAAGGTGATGGAAAGTTGTGGAAAGATACTCAAAAACAAGCTCAATATTTAGCAAAATTGGGAATTACCTCTGTCTGGTTTCCTCCAGCCTACAAAGGAACAAATGGGGGGTATTCTGTAGGATATGATGCCTATGACCTTTATGATCTGGGAGAATTTGATCAAAAAGGGACTATTGCCACCAAATATGGAACCAAGGATGACTATTTAAAAGCAATTAAAGCTTTAAAAAAACAAAATATAGAAGTCATTGTAGACATTGTCCTAGGCCATAAAGCCGGTGGTGATGAACTGGAAAAATTCAAGGTGGTAAAAGTGGATGAAAACAACAGGGATAAAGTTATTTCTGATGTTCTTGAAATAGAATCCTATACTAAATTTACATTTCCGGGAAGAGGAAAAAAATACTCTGATTTTGAATGGAACTTCAATTGCTTCAGCGGTGTTGACTATGCAGAGGGCATGGATTCTCACATTTATAAAATACAATCCGAATATGGAGACGACTGGGAGGAAATGATTCATGATGAGAAAGGAAATTACGATTACCTGATGTACAATGACATTGAACACAGAAATCCTTTTGTACGGGAAGAACTTAATGAATGGGCAAAGTGGTATTTTGATCAGACAGATTTTGATGGAGTCCGCCTTGATGCTTTAAAACACATTTCTCATGATTTTTATAAGGAGTGGATCACCCTTCTTCGCTCCAATTCAGGCAAAAATATCTTTGCTGTAGGGGAATATTGGGCACCAGGATATCTCCATCTTCTCCAAAAATATATTGAAGTAACTGAAGGGTGTATGAGTCTTTTTGATAGTTCATTACAAAACAATTTTCATAATGCCTCAAAAGAAGGAGAGTCTTATGATCTCAGAAGAATTCTTGACGAAACGCTTACTCAGGCAGATCCTTTACACGCCGTAAGTATTGTTGCCAACCATGATACTCAACCTCTTCAAGATCTGGAAGCTCCTGTTGAATCTTGGTTTAAGCCTATTGCCTATGCATTGATTTTACTAAGAAAAGATGGCTATCCGTGTGTATTTTATCCTGACCTGTATGGTGCTCATTATGTAGATAAGGACAGGGCCGGAAATGATCAGGAAATATTTATGCCGAAAGTAGATGGGATTGAAGAACTGCTTAAAGCCAGAAAAGATCATGCTTATGGAGAACAACGGGATTATTTTGAAGATGCCAACTGCCTCGGATGGGTACGTGGAGGAGATGATCAGCATATGGGATGTGCGGTTGTACTCAGTAATAAAGATAGCTACAACAAGCCTATGGAAATGGGAAAACGCTATGCGGGTAAAAAGTTTAAGGATCTGTTAAATCGGTTCAAGGATAAAGTCACCATTGATGAAAATGGTTGGGGAGATTTTCCTGTACCCGCAGGAAATGTAAGTGTCTGGGTTTCCGAATAA
- a CDS encoding carboxylesterase family protein — translation MKSQQKGIHIFDARFGKIAALKKDGVIKAKSIRYARSERFQKPVPIERSTSDILYPDKTPVCPQKLSPLVEKMIGRTPVEEFEAEEATQYLSITRPENITENENLPVLVWIHGGSHEIGCGDLTTADPTEWVKEQHIIVVTVSYRLGLFGFLGGDEKRPANLGLFDMIEALKWIKANIADFGGDPENITLLGQSSGGDAIAHLMISEGVDDLFKRVIIQSAPLGLRHKRKKMSAEFLKKTEEIKDETDVLKMMDEYDKFVPSFMKFGLKAAMPFGTQYGFPPLCTEEESVEKWQENAKKYDVLIGLNNDETAFYLKTSDALNKYFGKGLGLKIMDKTVEKTTEFIYGAPARKFAEDYAKAGGNVYLFRIHSQLKENPIGAPHCIDLPLIFGNEAAWKSSEMLKNIPWERIHENGKKLRALWAEFARTGKISDQSERPEILKIQKIHF, via the coding sequence ATGAAATCACAACAGAAAGGGATCCATATTTTTGATGCCCGTTTTGGAAAAATTGCAGCATTAAAGAAAGACGGAGTTATCAAGGCTAAAAGCATTCGCTATGCCCGCTCCGAAAGATTTCAAAAACCTGTTCCAATAGAACGCTCCACTTCAGATATTCTTTACCCTGATAAAACGCCGGTTTGCCCACAGAAACTCAGTCCTCTTGTAGAAAAAATGATTGGGAGAACTCCTGTTGAAGAATTTGAAGCAGAAGAAGCTACCCAATATCTTTCGATAACCCGTCCTGAAAATATTACTGAAAACGAAAATCTTCCCGTTTTGGTCTGGATTCATGGAGGTTCCCATGAAATTGGCTGTGGTGATCTGACCACTGCAGATCCTACAGAATGGGTAAAGGAACAGCATATCATTGTAGTTACCGTTTCATATCGTTTAGGGCTCTTTGGCTTTTTAGGTGGTGATGAGAAAAGACCTGCAAACCTGGGATTATTTGATATGATTGAGGCGTTGAAATGGATAAAGGCCAATATTGCAGATTTTGGTGGAGATCCTGAAAATATCACATTACTTGGGCAATCCTCAGGAGGAGATGCTATAGCGCATTTAATGATATCCGAGGGAGTTGATGATTTATTTAAGCGGGTAATTATTCAGAGTGCACCTTTAGGTCTGCGTCATAAAAGAAAGAAAATGTCTGCTGAATTTCTGAAAAAAACAGAGGAAATTAAAGATGAGACAGATGTTTTAAAAATGATGGATGAATACGATAAATTTGTGCCATCTTTCATGAAGTTTGGTTTGAAAGCCGCCATGCCCTTTGGTACACAATATGGTTTTCCTCCGTTATGCACGGAAGAAGAGTCCGTTGAAAAATGGCAGGAGAATGCCAAAAAATACGATGTGTTGATTGGTTTGAATAATGATGAAACAGCATTTTATCTTAAAACTTCGGACGCTTTAAACAAATACTTTGGAAAAGGTCTGGGACTAAAGATCATGGATAAAACAGTAGAGAAAACTACAGAATTTATCTACGGTGCTCCGGCTCGAAAATTTGCAGAAGATTATGCTAAAGCAGGAGGAAATGTTTATTTATTCAGAATACATTCCCAACTAAAGGAGAATCCTATAGGTGCTCCCCATTGTATTGACCTCCCCTTGATCTTCGGTAATGAAGCAGCCTGGAAATCATCTGAAATGCTAAAGAATATACCATGGGAACGTATTCATGAGAACGGTAAAAAGTTAAGGGCGCTTTGGGCAGAATTTGCCAGAACAGGTAAGATTTCTGATCAATCGGAACGACCCGAGATTCTAAAAATACAAAAAATACATTTTTAG
- a CDS encoding helix-turn-helix domain-containing protein, translated as MENQEVEIYNSVSEYNKMANQETLHPLVSVIDFSKSDPICQHKRKFGFYTVFLKDVMCGDMQYGKHSYDYQEGTLVFIAPGQTYGIYNKDKYVQPAGSALIFHPDLIKGTNLGKHIKDYNFFSYDVHEALHLSEKEREIVLECFKNIKLELEQAIDKHSKSLVVNNIELFLNYCMRFYDRQFITRDHINQGVIGKFENLVDDYLKSDNPKNIGFPMVNYFAEKLNLSANYFGDLIKKELGISPQEFIHNKLIDIAKEQILDQGKSISEISYDLGFKYPQHFTRLFKTKVGLSPSEYKVLN; from the coding sequence ATGGAAAATCAGGAGGTTGAAATCTATAATAGTGTCTCGGAATACAACAAAATGGCCAATCAGGAAACCCTGCATCCGTTGGTAAGTGTCATAGATTTTTCCAAATCCGATCCTATCTGTCAGCACAAAAGAAAATTTGGATTTTATACCGTTTTTCTGAAAGATGTGATGTGTGGAGACATGCAGTATGGGAAACATAGCTACGATTATCAGGAAGGAACGCTGGTTTTCATCGCTCCCGGGCAGACCTATGGAATTTATAACAAAGATAAATATGTTCAGCCTGCAGGTTCTGCATTAATTTTCCATCCTGATTTAATAAAAGGAACAAACTTAGGAAAGCACATCAAAGATTATAACTTCTTTTCCTACGATGTACACGAAGCCTTACACCTTTCTGAAAAAGAACGAGAAATTGTATTGGAATGCTTTAAAAATATCAAACTGGAGCTGGAACAAGCCATTGATAAACACAGTAAGTCTTTAGTAGTAAATAATATTGAACTATTTTTAAATTACTGTATGCGTTTTTATGACCGTCAGTTCATCACAAGAGATCATATTAATCAGGGAGTAATTGGTAAATTTGAAAATCTTGTTGATGATTATTTAAAATCTGATAACCCTAAAAATATAGGCTTTCCAATGGTGAATTACTTTGCGGAAAAACTTAATTTATCTGCCAATTATTTTGGTGATTTAATTAAAAAGGAATTGGGAATTTCCCCGCAGGAATTTATCCACAATAAATTAATCGATATAGCCAAAGAACAAATTCTGGATCAGGGAAAATCCATCAGTGAAATTTCCTATGACCTGGGTTTCAAGTATCCACAACACTTTACAAGGCTATTCAAAACAAAAGTGGGTCTTTCTCCAAGCGAATACAAAGTCCTCAATTAA
- a CDS encoding cupin domain-containing protein, which produces METFNTNIFPKGEKAPSEYFSGGTAWVQIIKPNEDQLNCQIGNVVFEPGCRNNWHTHGGGQILIVTSGTGFYQEKGKPAQVLHPGDVVNILPNVIHWHGAAPDSEFTHIAINPNTQNGIVEWLEPVTDEEYNNL; this is translated from the coding sequence ATGGAAACTTTTAATACAAACATTTTCCCGAAAGGAGAAAAGGCTCCATCCGAATATTTCTCGGGAGGAACGGCTTGGGTTCAGATTATAAAACCCAATGAAGATCAACTGAACTGCCAGATCGGAAATGTAGTCTTTGAACCTGGATGCAGAAATAACTGGCATACTCATGGAGGCGGACAGATTTTAATCGTAACTTCAGGAACAGGTTTTTATCAGGAGAAAGGTAAACCGGCACAGGTTTTACATCCGGGGGATGTGGTTAATATTCTTCCGAATGTGATCCATTGGCATGGTGCAGCTCCTGACAGTGAATTTACACATATTGCTATTAACCCCAATACCCAAAACGGAATTGTGGAATGGCTGGAACCTGTAACGGATGAAGAATACAACAATTTATAA